The DNA sequence GGAATTTCAGGAGTCGGATTTCAAGCTGACCGAGAGTGAGCGGGCCATGTTCGATTGGGCCTGCAAGCAAACGTACATTGCGCTGGGCAACATGATGACGGCCGCCGCGCTAATTGGCATTGATTCGTGTCCGATCGAAGGCTTTCACCGCGAGAAGCTGGAGCAGCTGCTGCAGGAGGAAGGCGTCCTGGATGCTGAGCATTTCGGCGTATCGTGCATGGCAGCCTTCGGGTACCGCGTCAACGAACCCCGCCCGAAATCGCGCCAAGCTCTGGAAGATATCGTGGAGTGGGTCATGCGATGAGTGTGCCATTCGATTTTCGATCTGAATTTTAAGCCTTACATCGTTTGTGATCAGTTGTTCAAAGAGCATATTGACTGAAATGATGTATTATTTGTGGGGGAATTTGTTGCTGCTTATCTGCTACATATCTGCTAAAAAAAGCGGCTAGAGTCGGGCAGAAAGATAGCGGAGGTGCGAGCAGATAGATGACCGCACTAGCTGGTTGAATCTGTAACGGTCATCCATGTCCGATAGAGCGGAAAAAACGTACTTTCGATTTTCTAACGGTCGCTCATGTCCATTAGAGGCCAAAAAGCATCGTTTTGACCGGTCCATTCAGCGCTAACGGACATCCGCGTCCGGCACAATGTGAAAAAACGCTCCATATGCCCTATAACGGTCATCCATGTCGTTTATGTTGCATTTCCCAACGGCAAAGTCAGCAGCGGCGCAAGGTTGATTGGAAGCGGCCGAGGAGATGGACATAAAAAACGGTCGCTAGTGAGAACCAAGCCTTGGATTTTGCTTGTTGCCTTGATTTGCGGAACAATGGTGTCCGGTTTGAAGATGAAAGGGAATGGTTCTCCACAATGTCAGAACAAATCCAAGCGCACCGATCCTATTTCCTATGAGTATCAACAGGGGTGACAATGTGGCCTAATTCCCGTTAGGCTTGGCGGCGAATGCGTCTCCTGCTTGGAAAACCATCTCGCAAGGGGTATCATAAGAGAAGAATGGCTCGCTCTGTCACGGAGGGAGCCTTCCTTATTTCGCAGAACGTACAGGGGAGCATAGGATGAAACAGCATGATTTTACGCAAGGCGGGCTTTGGAGACAGCTGGTCGTCTTTTCCTTGCCGATTATGGCGACCAATCTGCTACAAGTCTCTTACCAATTCGTCGACAGCCTCTGGGTGGGCAACCTGATCGGCGCTTCGGCGCTCGGAGCTGTCGCCGTGTCGAGTGTAGTGATTTTTACCATTCTTTCCTTTATCATCGGTCTGAACAATGCAGCGCTCACAATTCTGTCCCAGCAAAAGGGGAAAAAGGATGAGTCCGGCTTGGCCCGGTACTTGAACGCGTTCGTCGTGCTGATGACGCTCCTGTCTGCTGCGCTCGGTTTGCTTGGCTATGTGTCGGCTGACAGTTTGCTGCGGCTGCTCGGCACACCGGCGGATATGCTGCACGACGCCAGAGTGTATTTGCAGATTAACTGTCTTGGCATCTTGTTTCTGTTCGGTTACAACTTTATCGGTACGGTGATGCGCTCGCTCGGCGACAGCCGGACGCCACTGCATTTCGTCATGGCTGCTGTCGTGCTGAATGCGATGCTTGACCCGTTGTTCATCGCTGGTTTCGGTTGGGGGGTTCAAGGCGCGGCTGCAGCGACCATTGTCTCTCAGGGTCTGGCCTTTCTTTACGGCCTTTTTGTCGTGCTGTCCAAAAGGCTCGCGCCCTTTACATGGCCGCGCCTGCCTGCCAGAGAGGAGATCGCGCTTATTCTGAGGCTTGGCATACCTGCAGGCTTGCAGATGGCCGTCATTTCTGCGGGGGCAGCTGCCATTATGAGTGTCGTGACCTCCTTCGGCGAGCAGGTTGTCGCGGGCTTCAGCGCGGCGCAGCGGTTGGACAGCGTCATCATGCTGCCGGCGCAGGCGCTGGGGACGGCTGTGAACAGCATGGCCGGGCAAAATATCGGCATACGCCGCTGGGAACGCGTTTCCCGAATTGCCCGGTACGGCGTCCTTTACAACCTGTTCTTGATGCTGGCTATCGCGGTGGTCATTTTTTTTTGCTGCGGAGTGGGCCGTATCGCTGTTCATTCAAGAGCCGGATGCCGTTCGTTTCGGCACTGACTATTTGCGCATCATCTGCTGGTTTTACCCGTTTCTCGGCATTAACTTTATACTGAACGGGATCGTTCGCGCTTCGGGAGCCATGTATCCGGTGCTGGCGCTGAATTTGACATCCTTCTGGATTCTCCGCTTCCCGCTCACGTATTTGTGCGCTGCGCTTTGGGGAAGTCACGGCATTGCGATCGGCATGGGAATCAGTCTCGTTGTCAGCAGCCTGATCGCCAGCGCCTATTATCGTTACGGTGGCTGGAAGAGGAAGAAGCTGTTCAGGGAAGAAGCGGATACGGCGTGAACCTGGCAGAGGTGTGGAGTTAAGAAGCTTCAGGTCGATGCATCGGGCGGGTCATGCCAGATTGTTTGCCACCCCTTGCAATGGAGACGCCTTAGAAAGGATTGTACGAACAGGTCAAGTTTGGTACATGTGATTGGGACGATCCGGTTTACCGCAGTTGGATCAAGTGGAGCTATGCTTGCCGACGCTGAATGGGGAAGCGACAAGGGATAGCCGAGCAATTCAGCCTGCTGCGCCAGCACACGCGGAAGGAGCGCGAACCAAGTGCAGAATGGGCGCTATTGGTGCGCCATTCGAGCGCGAGTCCGAGTGGGAGTCGAGTGGGAAGCGTGCGAATAGCGGGAAAAAAGGTTTCTATCGTGCAATCACTGGGGAATCGTGTGCGTACAGCGGAATTTATTGGCTTTATTCGGGCATTTTCGTCTTTGTTCAAGCTGTCCGGTTGAGAAAAAGTCCGCTTTTTTCCGCTATTTCCTTGCCAACGACCGCTTCAGCCACAACAAGACCAATTTCTTCCTTTATTCGTATGGGTGGAACTTCTCATAGGCATGCAAGCGGATATACGTATGGGTGCCCGTGCGTTCGTTCATATTGGCTAGTTCCTCGGGGTAGCATGATGAAGATGAGATAATAAATGTAGAATGTCCGCCTCTCGAAAGCTGTCTCTTCCTTATATCGAGCGTAAGCGGCAAGCGTCAGGCAGGTCATGATGATGATTGTGCCAAGCGCAGTACGGACAAACTTCCACAGCGATTTCAGGAAGTTTCCGCTCTCCAGCGTCTTGCTCCAGGCATCGAGCGTAAAATCGATAGGAACCAGACCAATGAGTCTTGCGCCGGCAGCCGCACTACCGCTGAAGGGGACAGCCAGGATATGGTTGAATCGGAAAAGCCAAGCCAAGCCTTATAATCCCGGAAAGCAATAATAATGCCCAGCATCGGTCCCTAATTGTAAATGAGAGCTATGAGAAAGGCGGGCAAGACATCCCGCGAGCAGAGCGGTTTTGCGAGTTGGTCTAGCAGAGTAGGGACATGATACGGAGCATACGGAGGAACAATAGGTGTATGCGGAAAGGCCCCTTGAATTCTCAAGGGTTTTTCTGATCCGGAATCGGCGCATGATAAAAACGAACTTATAGTTGGAAAGAAGGGATCAGCTTGTCGATTAGTACCAATGTCATATTCCGGGTGGAAATTGACAAAAGCCAGGTGACGTTCGGAGATGTGGTCACAGCCGTCAGCCGCATTGGCGGGGATGTTATGGCGGTCGATGTGATCCAAGCAGGAAAAGCCAAGACGGTACGCGATATTACGGTGCAGTTGAACGTGGATCGCTACAAGCAGCTTGAGGATTCGATTCAATCCATGCAGGGGATTCGGATTATCCATGCCTCGGACAGCACCTTTCTCGCGCACTTGGGCGGCAAAATTCAAGTGACGCCCAAAGCGCCTATCAAAAACCGTGAGGACCTGTCGCGGGTGTATACGCCGGGCGTCGCGAGAGTATGCATGGCAATCCACGAGGACCCCAGCAAGGCCTATACGCTCACAGCCAAACGAAACCTGGTTGCCGTAGTTACCGATGGAACGGCCGTTCTCGGATTGGGGGATATCGGTCCGGAAGCGGCCATGCCCGTAATGGAGGGCAAGGCTATGCTCTTTCGGCAGCTGGCCGATGTGAACGCTTTCCCCGTCTGCCTTCAGACGAAGGATACCGAAGAAATTATTCAGATTGTCAAGGCGATATCGCCGTCCTTCGGCGGGATCAATCTGGAGGATATCAGCTCGCCCAGATGCTTTGAAATCGAGCGCAGGCTGCAGGCGGAACTGGATATCCCTGTCTTCCATGATGATCAGCACGGCACATCTATCGTCATTCTTGCCGGCTTGCTGAATGCGCTGAAGCTGGTGCAAAAGACCGTGGAGCACATTCATGTGGTTGTGTGCGGAGTTGGCGCTGCGGGAGCAGCCTGCATTCAGATGCTGCTGGCTGCCGGTGTGCGGAACGTGATCGCCGTGGATCGCTGCGGCGCTTTAAGCGCGGATGTGCATTACGACCATCCGACCTTGGACCGCATTGCCTCGATCACCAATCCCGAGCGCCGCACAGGAAGCCTGAGCGAGGTGCTGAAGGGGGCGGATGTGTTTATCGGCGTTTCCGGTCCGGGCGTGCTGACCGCCGAAGATATTCAGCAGATGGCTGCCGATCCGATCGTATTCGCGATGGCGAATCCAGAGCCGGAGATTGATCCGGAAATTGCCGAACCGCTCGTGCGTGTGCTCGCAACCGGGCGGAGCGATTATCCGAACCAAATTAATAATGTCCTTTGTTTCCCCGGGATATTCCGCGGGGCGCTGGATTGCCGAGCCAGCTGCATCAATGAGGAAATGAAGCTTGCTGCAGCGAAGGCCATCGCGTCGATCGTGACGGAGGACGAGCTGAATGAACACTACATTATCCCGAGCATCTTTAACGAGAAGGTAGTGGCGCGAGTCAGAGAAGCTGTCATGGAAGCGGCGGTCCAATCCGGGGTGTCCAAGCGCGTGCCGCGGGAGCTGGCCCATGCGGAGGAGTCGAAGGTTTCCCTGATGTCGCCTAGTTAAGAAGTTGGTTGTACAGAGGCTGTCTCGAAAGTCATGGAATGACTGGGAGACAGCTCTTTTTTATTGAAAACGGTGTATGGAGCAATCAAGATTTCAGACGGAGTGACTCGTCGGGGTCTGCGAGCGGCCGGCCGTAGTACCGATCAGCGCGGAAATTGTGGATTTCTCGGCATGCCTTTTTCATTTTGTCCATGATCACCTTCTGGTTTTCCTCGAATGGCGGCCAGTACAGCACCTTCATTTCATAAGTCTCGCCGTCGTCATCCTGTCGGGTATACACGATGCGGTCTGCCTTGCGGAAGCCGTTCCGGAGATAAAATTTCATGCGCCGCTGCGTATCTTTGTCCTCCTCGTCAAGCGGCTCCGCTTCCAGAATAATCAGCTTCTTCTTCTGCTTCAGCTTGTCAAGCACTTGGGTGCCAATGCCCTTCCCCCGCTGCCGGGATGTGACGAGCAAATAATCGATAAAGACGAAGGTGGGGAATTCCGCGTAGAGCACGATATATTCATCGGTCTCCTCTTTGTGGTAGTTCGGATGTGTCTTTACCAGTGCCTCCAGCTGCTCGGGGTGTTTCATTTCGTGTGCCGGGAAATAGTCGTTCAGCTTTTGGTACCAATCGCTTTGCACCATCATTCACCTCCACTGTTTGGGTTTAGTGTCTTCCAGCGCGGGCCAAATATGATGCTGAAGTCCTTGGCAAATGTTTCTGAGCACGCGTATTGCCGACTGTGCGGGAAGACTGATTACGTTCAGGTAACTAACTTAACTCATTTTCAGCTCTTATGTATCGACTGGAAGTTGCCTATAATGAAAGTGGAGATATGAATAGATAAATATAACGTGTTAGTTATCCAAGCCTTACGAATCGGAGGGATCACGATGAATTACAGAAAGCTTGGCCGAACAGGATTGGACATCTCGGAGATTGGTTACGGTGCTTGGGGAATTGGCAAGACCGCATGGATAGGCGCTAACGACGACGAGTCCTTGAAAGCGCTCAATCGTTCCATCGAGCTCGGATTGAATTTTATTGATACAGCGCTGGGGTATGGCGACGGGCATAGCGAACGGTTGGTCGGCCAAGTGGTCCGGCAGCAAAACAAGCCCGTCTATGTGGCGACCAAGATTCCGCCGAAGAACAAGAAGTGGCCGGCGCCAGCGGGCATTCCATCATCAGAGGCATTCCCGGCAGATCATGTCATCGCATGTACGGAAGAGAGCCTGCGGAATCTGGGGCTCGACACGATAGATGTCCAGCAATTCCACGTATGGCAGGATGACTGGGTCGATCAGGGCGATTGGCTGGAGGCGATCCAGAAGCTGAAGGAGCAGGGCAAGATCCGCTATTTCGGCGTGTCCATCAACGATCATCAGCCGAACAATGCGATCAAACTGATCGAAACCGGTCTCGTTGATACGGTGCAAGTCATTTACAATATCTTTGATCAAAGCCCGGAGGATCA is a window from the Xylanibacillus composti genome containing:
- a CDS encoding NAD-dependent malic enzyme, with amino-acid sequence MSLSISTNVIFRVEIDKSQVTFGDVVTAVSRIGGDVMAVDVIQAGKAKTVRDITVQLNVDRYKQLEDSIQSMQGIRIIHASDSTFLAHLGGKIQVTPKAPIKNREDLSRVYTPGVARVCMAIHEDPSKAYTLTAKRNLVAVVTDGTAVLGLGDIGPEAAMPVMEGKAMLFRQLADVNAFPVCLQTKDTEEIIQIVKAISPSFGGINLEDISSPRCFEIERRLQAELDIPVFHDDQHGTSIVILAGLLNALKLVQKTVEHIHVVVCGVGAAGAACIQMLLAAGVRNVIAVDRCGALSADVHYDHPTLDRIASITNPERRTGSLSEVLKGADVFIGVSGPGVLTAEDIQQMAADPIVFAMANPEPEIDPEIAEPLVRVLATGRSDYPNQINNVLCFPGIFRGALDCRASCINEEMKLAAAKAIASIVTEDELNEHYIIPSIFNEKVVARVREAVMEAAVQSGVSKRVPRELAHAEESKVSLMSPS
- a CDS encoding GNAT family N-acetyltransferase, giving the protein MVQSDWYQKLNDYFPAHEMKHPEQLEALVKTHPNYHKEETDEYIVLYAEFPTFVFIDYLLVTSRQRGKGIGTQVLDKLKQKKKLIILEAEPLDEEDKDTQRRMKFYLRNGFRKADRIVYTRQDDDGETYEMKVLYWPPFEENQKVIMDKMKKACREIHNFRADRYYGRPLADPDESLRLKS
- a CDS encoding aldo/keto reductase; this translates as MNYRKLGRTGLDISEIGYGAWGIGKTAWIGANDDESLKALNRSIELGLNFIDTALGYGDGHSERLVGQVVRQQNKPVYVATKIPPKNKKWPAPAGIPSSEAFPADHVIACTEESLRNLGLDTIDVQQFHVWQDDWVDQGDWLEAIQKLKEQGKIRYFGVSINDHQPNNAIKLIETGLVDTVQVIYNIFDQSPEDQLLPACLKHNVGVIVRVALDEGGLTGNITPETTFAPDDFRNNYFRGDRKQQVHDRVQKIAADLNIAVDELPETALRYVLSHPAVSTVIPGMRSIRNVERNMQVGDGRGLPEDKIEKLKAHRWIRNFYQA